One genomic segment of Jaculus jaculus isolate mJacJac1 chromosome 2, mJacJac1.mat.Y.cur, whole genome shotgun sequence includes these proteins:
- the Rnf139 gene encoding E3 ubiquitin-protein ligase RNF139, producing the protein MAAVGPPQQVRMARQQVWAALEVALRVPCLYIIDAIFNSYYDPSQSRLCIVLQIFLRLLGIFVSSVVLILSQRSLFKFYMYSSAFLLAATSVLVNYYASLHIDFYGAYNTSAFGIELLPRKGPSLWMALIVLQLTFGIGYVTLLQIHSIYSQLIILNLLVPVIGLISELPLHIRETLVFISSLVLILNTVLVLAVKLKWFYYSTRYVYLLVRHMYRIYGLQLLMEDTWKRIRFPDILRVFWLTRITAQATVLMYILRMANETESFFLSWDDFWDLICNLIISGCDSTLTVLGMSAVISSVAHYLGLGILAFIGSTEEDDRRLGFVAPVLFFILALQTGLSGLRPEERLIRLSRNMCLLLTAVLHFIHGMTDPVLMSLSASHVSSFRRHFPVLFVSACLFVLPVFLSCVLWRHYALNTWLFAVTAFCVELCLKVIVSLTVYTLFMIDGYYNVLWEKLDDYVYYVRSTGNIIEFIFGVVMFGNGAYTMMFESGSKIRACMMCLHAYFNIYLQAKNGWKTFMNRRTAVKKINSLPEIKGSRLQEIDDVCAICYHEFTTSARITPCNHYFHALCLRKWLYIQDTCPMCHQKVYIEDDVKDSSNVTNNSGFIAPNEDQNPEEAVREAADSDRELNEEDSADYDDDARRERGGGVQHTGAAAEEVNEDTD; encoded by the exons ATGGCGGCGGTGGGGCCCCCGCAGCAGGTGCGGATGGCCCGTCAGCAGGTCTGGGCGGCGCTGGAAGTGGCGCTCCGGGTGCCCTGCCTCTACATCATCGACGCCATCTTCAATTCCTACTACGACCCCAGCCAGAGCCGGCTCTGCATCGTGCTCCAGATCTTCCTCCGGCTCCTCG GTATATTTGTATCCAGTGTTGTTTTGATCCTGTCGCAGCGATCACTGTTCAAGTTTTACATGTACAGCTCAGCCTTTCTCCTAGCTGCAACGTCAGTGTTGGTGAATTACTATGCCTCTTTGCACATTGACTTCTATGGTGCCTACAACACGTCCGCATTTGGAATTGAGCTGCTGCCTCGGAAAGGGCCCTCACTGTGGATGGCACTCATTGTGCTGCAGCTAACATTTGGAATTGGATATGTCACTCTACTCCAGATTCATTCCATCTATTCACAATTAATTATTTTGAATCTTTTGGTTCCTGTAATAGGCTTAATCTCAGAGCTACCATTACATATCAGAGAGACTCTAGTTTTCATCTCGTCCTTGGTTCTCATATTAAATACAGTGCTTGTCTTGGCAGTGAAACTTAAGTGGTTCTATTATTCCACACGGTATGTGTACCTGCTAGTGAGGCACATGTACCGCATTTACGGATTACAGTTACTGATGGAGGACACATGGAAGAGGATCCGTTTCCCAGATATACTCCGGGTCTTCTGGCTAACAAGAATTACAGCTCAGGCTACAGTATTGATGTACATTTTAAGGATGGCAAATGAAACAGAgtccttctttctgtcttgggATGATTTCTGGGACCTCATTTGCAATCTTATAATTAGTGGGTGTGACTCTACCCTAACTGTACTAGGCATGAGTGCTGTAATTTCTTCAGTAGCCCATTATTTGGGCCTTGGAATATTGGCCTTTATTGGATCAACTGAAGAAGATGACAGGCGGCTTGGCTTTGTAgcacctgttttattttttattttggctcttcAGACTGGTCTAAGTGGGCTAAGACCAGAAGAGAGACTTATTCGCTTAAGTAGAAACATGTGCCTTTTATTAACTGCAGTCCTGCATTTCATCCACGGGATGACAGACCCTGTATTAATGTCCCTCAGTGCCTCCCATGTGTCATCGTTTCGTAGACACTTCCCTGTGCTCtttgtctctgcctgcctctttgtcCTTCCTGTGTTCCTCAGTTGTGTTCTTTGGCGTCACTATGCTCTGAATACATGGTTGTTTGCAGTCACAGCCTTCTGTGTGGAACTCTGCTTAAAAGTAATTGTTTCACTCACTGTTTATACATTATTCATGATTGATGGCTACTATAATGTCCTCTGGGAAAAGCTTGATGATTATGTCTACTATGTTCGCTCAACAGGCAATattattgaatttatatttggAGTAGTAATGTTTGGGAATGGGGCTTATACTATGATGTTTGAGTCAGGAAGTAAAATTCGAGCTTGTATGATGTGCCTACATGCATATTTTAACATCTACTTACAAGCAAAAAATGGCTGGAAGACATTCATGAATCGTAGAACTGCTGTTAAGAAAATCAACTCACTTCCTGAAATAAAAGGGAGCCGCTTGCAAGAAATAGATGATGTATGTGCAATCTGCTATCATGAGTTTACAACATCTGCTCGTATCACACCATGCAATCATTATTTCCATGCACTTTGCCTTCGGAAATGGCTGTACATTCAAGACACTTGTCCCATGTGCCATCAGAAAGTGTACATTGAAGACGATGTCAAGGACAGTTCAAATGTGACCAACAACAGTGGGTTTATTGCACCCAATGAAGATCAGAATCCAGAGGAAGCTGTAAGAGAAGCTGCTGACTCTGACAGGGAGCTGAATGAAGAGGACAGTGCCGATTATGACGACGACGCTCGGAGGGAGAGAGGCGGAGGGGTTCAGCACACAGGCGCAGCCGCTGAAGAAGTTAATGAGGACACTGATTAA